The sequence AAAAAACTCTAATAATTTAATTATTACAGTAAGATCTACTTTTTTTAAAGAAACAATTGAAATAATTGAAAAACATTATTCAGACCAAAAAATTCTTGTTGGAACAAAAGGAATGGAAGTAAAGACAAAAAAATTCTTTTCTGAAATAATAGAAGAGAGAAGAATTGTTAAAAACTATGGAATTATTTCAGGACCAACAATTGCCCGTGAAATTGTATATGGTTTTCCATCAGCAGCAGTAATTGCTTCAAACTGTAAAGATATATCTTTATATTTTCAAAAACTTTTAAGCAGTGATATTTTCAGAGTATATATTACAAAAGATATAAAGGGAGTTCAGGTAGGTGGTTCTTTTAAAAATGTTATTGCAATTGGAGCAGGTATTATTGATGGACTCCAATTGGGTATGAACACAAAGGCATCATATTTAACAAGAGGGTTGAATGAAATGATAAAAGTGGGCAGGAAACTTGGAGGAAAAGAAAAAACATTAAGAGGGCTTTCAGGTATTGGAGACCTGATAACAACTTCTTTTAGTAAATATAGCAGAAATAGAAGTTTTGGAGAAGGAATTATAAGAGAGGGCAAAGAGAATTATCTGGAAAAAACAAAAATGGTAATTGAAGGCATATATGCAACAGATGTCTACTATACCCTTTCTCATAGATTGAAAGTTGAACTTCCTATAACATCATCAATTTACAGAATAATTTTTTCAAATAGCAGCCCAACGGAAGAAATAAATTATTTAATGAAAAGGAAACTTAAAAGAGAATGAATGAAGAAAAAGAAAAATTTTTCTATATTGGAGATGTAAGTAAAATAACAGGAATACCTGAACATATTCTTAGATACTGGGAGGGAGAATTTAGAATTTTAAAGCCAATAAGAGATCAGAGAGGACATCGTCTTTATAGTGAAAAAGACATTGAAAAAATTAAAAATATAAAGTTGCTTATTTATAAAGAGGGTTATAAAATAAAAGGTGCAAAGAAAAAAATAAAAACGAAAGAGGATAAAAAAAGTAAAAAAGGAATTGTTGATTTTTTAAATTACTTAATAAAAGAAATAGAAGGGATAAAAAAATGTTTAAAATAGGAGTTCTTGCTTCTGGAAAAGGGACAAATTTAAAGGCAATCATTGATTACATAAAAGGTGAGAAGGCATCTTTTGAAATAGGGATTGTTTTAAGTGATAATTTAGATGCAAATGCATTGACAATAGCAAAAAATGAAGGAATAAAAGCAGAATATATTTCACCAGGAAGATACAAAACATATCTTGAACCAGAAATTGAGAAAAAATATGTAAATATTCTAAAAGAAAACAAAGTAGAACTTGTATGCCTGGCTGGTTTTATGAGAGTGATAAAAAAAACATTTTTAGAAAATTTTTCAAATAAAATTATAAATATCCACCCTTCCCTTCTTCCATCTTTTCCTGGTATTGAAGCATGGAAACAGGCACTTGAATATGGTGTAAAATTTACTGGTTGTACTGTCCATTTTGTTAATAATAGAATTGATGCAGGCCCTATTATAATGCAAGCAGTTGTTCCCATTTTATCAGATGATACACCTGGATCATTACATAAAAGAATTCAGGAAAAAGAACATATAATATACCCATTATCAATTAACTTAATTTCAGAAGGAAGAGTAAGTATTTCTGGAAGAAAAGTACTTATAAAATAAAAATCCCCCTTTTTCCCCGTTGTCAAACGGGAAAGATTAAACGAAAAGAGGTAAAAATGCACACTAACCAAGATATAAAAATAAGAAAAGCAACAATAAAGGACACAAAACATATTAAAAAAATTGTAGATAAATTTGCTGATGAGGAAAAAATGCTTCCTTTATCTTATAATCAGATATACGAAAGAATTAGGGATTTCTGGGTAATTGAATCAGGAAAACAAATTATTGGTTGTGGGTCTTTAAAACCAACATGGAAAGACCTTGCTGAAATAAGGTCGCTTGCAGTAAAAGAGAATTTTCAAAAAATGGGATATGGAAAATTGTTAATTGAAAATATATTAAAGGAAGGGGAACAATTGGGCTTTAAAAAAATTTTTGTTCTTACATATAAGCCAGGATATTTTGAAAAATTTGGATTTAAAAAAATATCAAAATCAAAGTTGCCACATAAAATCTGGTTTGATTGTATAAATTGCCCAAAATTCCCAAAATGTGATGAAACAGCGTTAATAAAAGAACTTATAAAAAAATGAAAAAATTAATATTAATAATTTTTCTTCTATTCTTTCCTTCTATTCTTGAAAGTAAAGTTTTCTTCGGAGAAAATATAAAAATAGAAAGTATAAAAGAAGACATTTTTGCTCTTGGGGAGAAAATAGAAGCAAAAGGGAATCTTGAAAATGAATTTATTGGAATTGGTAGAAATATTCTTTCTGACATTTCTTTAAATGGAGATTATATTGGAATTGGGTTAAATCAGAAGTTAAAATGTGAAAGTAAAAGCGATGTTTATATGTTAGGAAATAATGTTGAAACGACAGGAAATATAAAAGGGAGTATAGCAATATTTGGTAGTATTATTTCACTAAAAGGTAATATAGAAAAAAATTTAAGGTTATTTGGAGAAAAAATCTTTCTTGATACAAATGTAGATGGAAATACTGTAATATGGGGACAGAATATTTATCTTAAAGGAAATTTTGGGAATTTAGTAATTCATAGTGACGAAATAAATTTTAATGAAATGTCAGTTATAAATGGAAATCTTGTTTATTATTCCAAAAAAGAAATGGATTTTAAAAATGTAAAAATTAAAGGCGAAAAAATCTGGAAAAAACCAATGAGTGAGACAATAAAAGAAAAAATGCCTATTTTGAAACTAAAAAGTTTTTATAATTTCCTTTCACTTTTATTCCCTTTCTTTTTTATGCTCTGGTTCACTCCCAATGTTCTTTCTCAGACAGCAATTTATTCAGGGAAAAAATTTTTATATTGTTTTGGACTTGGTATTATTTTAATATTGATTACTTTAATAATTGTTCCCATTATATTTGTAACAATAATTGGCATCCCTTTTGGTCTTATTGTAAGTTCTATATTTATTTCTTGTGTATATGTCTCAAGGGTTTTTCCACTAATTTTTGTTGGAAGAAAAATACTTTTTAAACTTCCTGATAAAAGAATAACATGGTTTTTTTCAACTTTTATTGGTGTTTTATTTTTTACTTTAATTTCAATAATCCCGAATTTAAAACTTTTACTTAATTTAATTACTATACCTGTTGGTTTTGGAGCAATTGTTTTAGGAAGAGTTGACCAATTTAAAAAACTAAAAAAAGCAAATTTTTTATAAAAAGGAGGCAAAAATGAAAATAAAAATTATTTCCAACTTAATAAAGGAAGTTAATGAAAAAAATTTATCAAATAATCTATTTTATCTTGCAAAAAACCCTCTCCCTTTTAGAAAATTAAATTATACTATACCAGGACATTCTAAAAATACACTATATGAAACAGATGATTTTATAGAAAATGAACTTGCAAAATATGGCTATAAAATTGAAAAAGAAGAAGGGAAAGTTCAAGCATACGGCAGGGATATAACAAAACCAAAAAGTTCTCAATATGCTCCACCATCCCCAGAATCGCCCTGGTATACTGCTCATAATTTATATGCAAAAAAGAAAGGTAAAACTTATCCTGATGAAATTATTTTAATTGTTTCCCATAAGGACTCCCAAAGTTGGGTGGATTCTCCTGGTGCTTATGATAATGCTGTTGGAGTAGTAAGTAATATGGAAATTGCAAGAATACTTTCAAATTACGAATCTGTTCGTTCACTATATTTCCTATT is a genomic window of bacterium containing:
- a CDS encoding NAD(P)H-dependent glycerol-3-phosphate dehydrogenase; protein product: MGEKIGILGSGAWGICLSLLLSKKNNEITLWEPIKDNYEILIKERESTIYFPGVKIPENVVITNSIEETIKNSNNLIITVRSTFFKETIEIIEKHYSDQKILVGTKGMEVKTKKFFSEIIEERRIVKNYGIISGPTIAREIVYGFPSAAVIASNCKDISLYFQKLLSSDIFRVYITKDIKGVQVGGSFKNVIAIGAGIIDGLQLGMNTKASYLTRGLNEMIKVGRKLGGKEKTLRGLSGIGDLITTSFSKYSRNRSFGEGIIREGKENYLEKTKMVIEGIYATDVYYTLSHRLKVELPITSSIYRIIFSNSSPTEEINYLMKRKLKRE
- a CDS encoding MerR family transcriptional regulator, giving the protein MNEEKEKFFYIGDVSKITGIPEHILRYWEGEFRILKPIRDQRGHRLYSEKDIEKIKNIKLLIYKEGYKIKGAKKKIKTKEDKKSKKGIVDFLNYLIKEIEGIKKCLK
- the purN gene encoding phosphoribosylglycinamide formyltransferase produces the protein MFKIGVLASGKGTNLKAIIDYIKGEKASFEIGIVLSDNLDANALTIAKNEGIKAEYISPGRYKTYLEPEIEKKYVNILKENKVELVCLAGFMRVIKKTFLENFSNKIINIHPSLLPSFPGIEAWKQALEYGVKFTGCTVHFVNNRIDAGPIIMQAVVPILSDDTPGSLHKRIQEKEHIIYPLSINLISEGRVSISGRKVLIK
- a CDS encoding N-acetyltransferase; this encodes MHTNQDIKIRKATIKDTKHIKKIVDKFADEEKMLPLSYNQIYERIRDFWVIESGKQIIGCGSLKPTWKDLAEIRSLAVKENFQKMGYGKLLIENILKEGEQLGFKKIFVLTYKPGYFEKFGFKKISKSKLPHKIWFDCINCPKFPKCDETALIKELIKK
- a CDS encoding M28 family peptidase, with protein sequence MKIKIISNLIKEVNEKNLSNNLFYLAKNPLPFRKLNYTIPGHSKNTLYETDDFIENELAKYGYKIEKEEGKVQAYGRDITKPKSSQYAPPSPESPWYTAHNLYAKKKGKTYPDEIILIVSHKDSQSWVDSPGAYDNAVGVVSNMEIARILSNYESVRSLYFLFCNEEHTPWTSITAAKNAKTRGDNLIMIINIDSIGGKSKEEAETGAKTNVTLYTTDEGEKIADLMIELNKIYNIGLIQRKYKRTSPGDDDGSFIKEGYKVAVANIGSYPYADPNYHDEKDIPEFVDIQNVKMSTQAILSSILTIDKEGIK